Proteins encoded together in one Streptomyces umbrinus window:
- a CDS encoding ABC transporter permease has protein sequence MSALAYDGTAMLGRQLRRIRHNMGLLILTQTMPITMLLFFGYVFGSALAMPGEEYRAFLVPGLLVATAANGIMTGMFQAAQDSHRGVMDRFRTLPISRAAVPLGQAVGDLVVTAVGTVPVLLVGLAVGWRMEGSALEAAGAVGLLLLFRFATTWIGILLGLASQSEEAAGQLGGATFILPLLSNAYIPTDNLPDWLRTIAEWNPISAVTTALRDLFGNAPVPTDGAWPVTHPVAGSLAWCVVLIAVFMPLAVRRYTNGGR, from the coding sequence ATGAGCGCGTTGGCCTACGACGGAACCGCGATGCTGGGCCGTCAGCTGCGGCGGATCCGGCACAACATGGGGCTGCTGATCCTCACCCAGACCATGCCGATCACGATGCTGCTGTTCTTCGGCTATGTCTTCGGCAGCGCGCTCGCGATGCCCGGCGAGGAGTACCGGGCCTTCCTGGTGCCGGGGCTGCTGGTCGCGACGGCGGCCAACGGGATCATGACCGGGATGTTCCAGGCCGCCCAGGACTCGCACCGGGGCGTGATGGACCGCTTCCGCACGCTGCCGATCAGCCGGGCCGCCGTACCGCTCGGGCAGGCGGTCGGGGACCTGGTCGTCACCGCCGTGGGCACGGTGCCGGTGCTGCTGGTGGGGCTCGCGGTGGGCTGGCGGATGGAGGGTTCCGCGCTGGAAGCTGCCGGCGCCGTGGGTCTGCTGCTGCTCTTCCGGTTCGCGACCACGTGGATCGGGATCCTGCTGGGCCTGGCCTCGCAGAGCGAGGAGGCGGCCGGGCAGCTGGGCGGCGCGACGTTCATCCTGCCGCTGCTGTCGAACGCGTACATCCCGACGGACAATCTGCCCGACTGGCTGCGCACGATCGCCGAATGGAACCCGATCAGCGCGGTGACCACGGCCCTGCGCGACCTGTTCGGGAACGCGCCCGTGCCGACGGACGGCGCCTGGCCGGTGACACACCCCGTCGCGGGGTCGCTGGCCTGGTGCGTGGTCCTCATCGCGGTGTTCATGCCGCTCGCCGTCCGCCGGTACACGAACGGCGGCCGCTGA
- a CDS encoding ATP-binding cassette domain-containing protein codes for MTTTYAVLSEGLEKSFKEVRALRGLDLAVAEGTVCGLLGPNGAGKTTAVRLLTTLLRPDAGSARVAGHDLVREPDAVRRAIGVTGQYASVDGDLTGRENLRLFAKLRRLPKAAARADELLDRFELADAADRPTSTYSGGMRRRLDLAASLITRPAVLFLDEPTTGLDPHSRNQIWETVRALKAEGTTVLLTTQYLEEADQLADDIALVDRGRVAHSGTPAQLKALIGSYAEAVVADADAMAGAAAVLDQLTGSRPDFDEERHAVGAVTTDPTLTLPRLVRELDAAGVPLLDVNLRPPTLDDVFLRLTGGSTGAGTDNRADKQSGDRTDSKELVT; via the coding sequence ATGACGACTACGTACGCTGTACTTAGTGAAGGTCTGGAGAAGAGTTTCAAGGAAGTCCGGGCGCTGCGCGGGCTGGACCTGGCCGTGGCGGAGGGCACGGTCTGCGGTCTGCTCGGGCCGAACGGCGCGGGCAAGACGACGGCGGTGCGGCTGCTCACCACGCTGCTGCGGCCCGACGCGGGGTCCGCGCGTGTCGCGGGGCACGACCTCGTCCGGGAGCCCGACGCCGTGCGCCGCGCGATCGGCGTCACCGGGCAGTACGCCTCGGTCGACGGCGACCTCACGGGACGGGAGAACCTGCGGCTGTTCGCGAAACTCCGCCGCCTCCCGAAGGCGGCCGCCCGCGCCGACGAACTCCTCGACCGCTTCGAACTCGCCGACGCGGCGGACCGCCCCACGTCCACCTACTCCGGCGGCATGCGGCGCCGTCTCGACCTGGCCGCGAGCCTGATCACCCGGCCCGCGGTGCTGTTCCTCGACGAGCCGACGACGGGCCTCGACCCGCACAGCCGCAACCAGATCTGGGAGACCGTGCGCGCGCTGAAGGCGGAGGGCACGACGGTCCTGCTCACCACGCAGTATCTGGAGGAGGCCGACCAACTCGCCGACGACATCGCCCTCGTGGACCGCGGCAGGGTCGCGCACTCGGGCACGCCCGCCCAACTCAAGGCGCTCATCGGCTCGTACGCGGAAGCGGTCGTCGCCGACGCGGACGCCATGGCCGGAGCGGCGGCCGTCCTCGACCAACTGACGGGCTCCAGGCCCGACTTCGACGAAGAGCGGCACGCCGTCGGCGCGGTCACCACCGACCCGACGCTCACCCTGCCCCGCCTCGTACGCGAACTCGACGCCGCCGGTGTGCCGTTGCTTGACGTGAACCTGCGCCCGCCGACGCTCGACGACGTCTTCCTCCGCCTGACCGGCGGCTCGACCGGAGCCGGGACCGACAACCGGGCCGACAAGCAGTCCGGTGACCGCACCGACAGCAAGGAGCTTGTGACATGA
- a CDS encoding TetR/AcrR family transcriptional regulator: MAGRADVPEVIWARPERTGRGPRPAFTRADIAAAAVRIADAQGLDGVSMRHVAAELGCGTMSLYNYVPRKEDLYELMVDAVSGEHELWEPAGDWRADMLRVAHETRALMLRHPWLPALMSPVYGFSPNALRYLEHCLTCLDSFEGTYGTKFELIAMVNGVVTTYVGNELATVERVRALPWSEEQENAVRGAYLGGQVATGAYPRMAAAFMEDAGPIDMGAVFERALVRVLDGFAPSR; encoded by the coding sequence ATGGCAGGACGTGCCGACGTACCCGAAGTGATCTGGGCCCGACCCGAGCGCACGGGACGCGGGCCGCGACCCGCGTTCACCCGGGCCGACATCGCGGCCGCCGCGGTGCGGATCGCGGACGCGCAGGGGCTGGACGGGGTCTCGATGCGACATGTCGCGGCCGAGCTGGGCTGCGGCACGATGTCGCTCTACAACTACGTGCCGCGCAAGGAGGACCTGTACGAGCTGATGGTCGACGCCGTCAGTGGTGAGCACGAGTTGTGGGAGCCGGCTGGGGACTGGCGGGCCGACATGCTCCGGGTCGCCCATGAGACCCGGGCGCTCATGCTCCGGCATCCGTGGCTGCCGGCTCTGATGTCGCCGGTGTACGGGTTCAGCCCCAACGCCCTGCGCTATCTGGAGCACTGCCTTACGTGCCTGGACTCCTTCGAGGGGACGTACGGCACGAAGTTCGAGCTGATCGCGATGGTCAACGGGGTGGTGACGACGTACGTGGGGAATGAGCTGGCGACGGTGGAGCGGGTGCGGGCGTTGCCGTGGTCGGAGGAACAGGAGAACGCTGTGCGCGGGGCGTACTTGGGTGGGCAGGTTGCCACCGGGGCGTATCCGCGGATGGCTGCGGCGTTCATGGAGGATGCGGGGCCGATTGATATGGGTGCCGTGTTCGAGCGGGCGTTGGTGAGGGTGCTCGACGGGTTTGCCCCGTCTCGCTGA
- a CDS encoding type ISP restriction/modification enzyme, translated as MPSVTHDDAPLLADLMPWAVAPPRLGRGWPTAPDPASLKARWDALVKAEGPDREALFGVTRARTLHSAVGQLPGQSSGTVRLARASGPCAEPVRVMHGPFDEQWLIPDHRLIDAARPELWRVTDERQVFAVEQAPAPDGPPLLITSTLPVVLPQSKTVPTARPGRIHPLYRRPEGREPNLAPGLLDLLAKRLGYSPTPLDVLAWTVAVARPGPRGCTVPLTPDPELWARGTELGHRMLWLMRRDGERPKLPGGRRPYVRSPLPSRPLELRYDRDEETLHLDEGRISPVPPAAWDFEVGGVRVLDQWFTTRTTQPAPGTLESIRPTTWPQPWTSDLLEVITVLSLLAELRPQQAELTIESPITPDDLRKAGVLPPPTASRQPASVLDHHEEGPEGQVALI; from the coding sequence ATGCCGAGCGTGACGCACGACGACGCTCCGCTGCTCGCGGACCTCATGCCGTGGGCCGTCGCACCGCCCCGGCTGGGCCGCGGGTGGCCGACGGCACCCGACCCGGCGTCCCTGAAAGCACGGTGGGACGCCCTCGTGAAGGCCGAAGGGCCCGACCGCGAGGCGTTGTTCGGCGTCACACGCGCGCGGACGCTCCACTCGGCGGTGGGTCAACTGCCGGGCCAGTCTTCCGGAACGGTCCGGCTGGCCCGCGCGTCGGGCCCCTGCGCGGAGCCGGTGCGGGTCATGCACGGGCCGTTCGACGAACAGTGGCTGATCCCCGACCACCGGCTGATCGACGCGGCGCGGCCGGAGTTGTGGCGTGTGACCGACGAGCGACAGGTGTTCGCGGTCGAGCAGGCCCCCGCACCGGACGGGCCGCCCCTCCTGATCACGTCGACCCTGCCGGTGGTCCTCCCCCAGTCGAAGACCGTGCCCACCGCCCGGCCGGGCCGGATCCACCCCTTGTACCGGCGCCCCGAGGGCCGCGAACCCAACCTGGCGCCGGGCCTGTTGGACCTCCTGGCCAAGCGCCTGGGCTACTCCCCCACTCCCCTGGACGTCCTCGCCTGGACGGTCGCCGTCGCCCGCCCAGGTCCGCGCGGGTGCACGGTGCCACTCACGCCGGACCCCGAACTCTGGGCACGCGGCACCGAGTTGGGCCACCGCATGCTGTGGCTGATGCGCCGCGACGGCGAACGCCCCAAACTCCCCGGCGGCCGCCGCCCGTACGTACGGTCCCCACTCCCCTCCCGCCCGCTCGAACTCCGCTACGACCGCGACGAGGAGACCCTCCACCTCGACGAGGGCCGCATCTCCCCCGTCCCGCCCGCCGCCTGGGACTTCGAGGTCGGCGGCGTCCGGGTCCTGGACCAGTGGTTCACCACCCGAACCACCCAGCCGGCCCCCGGCACCCTGGAGTCCATCCGCCCCACCACCTGGCCCCAGCCCTGGACCTCCGACCTCCTGGAGGTCATCACGGTCCTGTCCCTACTGGCGGAACTACGCCCACAGCAGGCCGAGTTGACGATTGAGTCCCCCATCACGCCGGACGACCTGCGCAAGGCGGGCGTCCTCCCGCCGCCGACCGCGTCCCGCCAACCGGCATCAGTACTGGACCACCACGAGGAGGGCCCAGAGGGCCAGGTCGCCCTGATCTGA